In Nocardioides sp. JQ2195, a genomic segment contains:
- a CDS encoding SDR family oxidoreductase, giving the protein MFRRPFDDLSGARVFITGAASGIGRACAELAAAEGASVFLTDRNAEALDTVAAQVRTSGGRVPFVEAADISDHSAVKEMAARLTREHGAMDVVMNVAGISSWGTVQSLEHEQWRKMIDVNLMGPIHVIEELVPPMIEAGRPGHLVNVSSAAGIIGMPWHAAYSASKFGLRGVSEVLRFDLRRHRIGVSLVCPGGVDTGLTETIDIAGVDKATPAFEKAHKRFRSRAVSPDAAAEAILDGVRRNKYWVYTSNDIRLIHFLQRHCSPAYVLAMRAMNYGANRALPAVGRARRTGGQA; this is encoded by the coding sequence ATGTTCCGCCGACCGTTCGACGATCTCTCCGGCGCGCGCGTGTTCATCACCGGAGCGGCCAGCGGCATCGGTCGGGCCTGCGCCGAGCTCGCGGCCGCCGAGGGTGCGTCCGTGTTCCTCACCGACCGGAACGCCGAGGCTCTCGACACGGTCGCAGCGCAGGTCAGGACCAGTGGTGGACGGGTCCCGTTCGTCGAGGCCGCCGACATCAGCGACCACTCCGCAGTCAAGGAGATGGCCGCACGCCTCACCCGCGAGCACGGCGCCATGGACGTGGTGATGAACGTCGCCGGCATCTCCTCCTGGGGCACGGTCCAGTCCCTCGAGCACGAGCAGTGGCGCAAGATGATCGACGTCAACCTGATGGGCCCGATCCACGTCATCGAAGAGCTCGTGCCGCCGATGATCGAGGCCGGGCGGCCCGGCCACCTCGTCAACGTCTCCTCGGCCGCCGGCATCATCGGCATGCCCTGGCACGCGGCCTACTCCGCCAGCAAGTTCGGTCTGCGGGGTGTCTCGGAGGTGCTCCGCTTCGATCTCCGCCGACACCGGATCGGAGTGAGCCTGGTCTGCCCCGGAGGCGTGGACACCGGCCTCACCGAGACCATCGACATCGCCGGCGTGGACAAGGCGACTCCCGCCTTCGAGAAGGCCCACAAACGCTTCCGCTCACGCGCGGTCAGCCCGGATGCCGCAGCGGAGGCGATCCTCGACGGTGTACGCCGCAACAAGTACTGGGTCTACACCTCCAACGACATCCGGCTCATCCACTTCCTGCAGCGTCACTGCTCCCCGGCGTACGTCCTCGCGATGCGGGCGATGAACTA
- a CDS encoding phospholipase D-like domain-containing protein, whose translation MPRTAPGRDRLFTYARRALLCFFGIPTLFALGLTLVDSYRRRNKKPKPFPTTRPTTVAVGDGKVTTYTFGQDLYDDMLDAIEGAERQILFETYIWKGDEVGERFKRALTAAAERGVDVHIIYDGFANIVVNPAFKHFHPELKVLRFPIYTAGLRFFDLSRYGRDHRKILVVDDEVGFVGGYNVGSPYATEWRDTHCRITGPGVWDLKRAFADFWNLHRRKRFRASERPLLLETASQWEPRIRFQRNVPRLWMFPIRAMYLEAINRATDKIWLTHAYFIPDQDFVDAIVAAARRGVDVRLLVPAKSNHIVADWISRGYFSQLLNARVRIFRFKDAMVHAKTATIDGNWSTVGTANIDRLSMTGNYEVNVEIIDPGMARAMEKIFEVDLSNSAELTRDEWDSRDIYRRFTEAVLTPLRPLL comes from the coding sequence GTGCCCCGAACAGCCCCTGGCCGGGACCGGCTATTCACCTACGCGCGGCGTGCCCTCCTGTGCTTCTTCGGGATCCCGACCCTGTTCGCGCTGGGCCTCACGCTCGTCGACTCCTACCGGCGGCGCAACAAGAAGCCGAAGCCCTTCCCGACGACCCGGCCCACGACGGTCGCGGTCGGCGACGGCAAGGTCACCACCTACACCTTCGGCCAGGACCTCTACGACGACATGCTCGACGCCATCGAGGGTGCCGAGCGCCAGATCCTCTTCGAGACCTACATCTGGAAGGGCGACGAGGTCGGTGAGCGGTTCAAGCGTGCACTGACCGCGGCCGCCGAGCGCGGCGTCGACGTGCACATCATCTATGACGGATTCGCCAACATCGTGGTGAACCCCGCGTTCAAGCACTTCCACCCCGAGCTGAAGGTGCTCCGCTTCCCGATCTACACAGCGGGCCTGAGGTTCTTCGACCTGAGCCGCTACGGCCGGGACCACCGCAAGATCCTCGTCGTGGACGACGAGGTCGGTTTCGTCGGCGGCTACAACGTGGGCTCCCCCTACGCCACCGAGTGGCGTGACACGCACTGCCGCATCACCGGTCCCGGGGTCTGGGACCTCAAGCGTGCCTTCGCCGACTTCTGGAACCTCCACCGCCGCAAGCGCTTCCGCGCCAGCGAGCGCCCCCTGCTGCTCGAGACCGCCTCCCAGTGGGAACCTCGGATCAGGTTCCAGCGCAACGTCCCCCGGCTGTGGATGTTCCCGATCCGCGCCATGTATCTCGAGGCCATCAACCGGGCCACGGACAAGATCTGGCTGACCCACGCCTACTTCATCCCCGACCAGGACTTCGTCGACGCGATCGTCGCCGCCGCACGTCGAGGGGTCGACGTACGCCTGCTGGTCCCGGCCAAGTCGAACCACATCGTCGCCGACTGGATCTCCCGCGGCTACTTCAGCCAGCTGCTCAACGCCAGGGTCCGGATCTTCCGGTTCAAGGACGCCATGGTGCACGCCAAGACCGCGACCATCGACGGCAACTGGTCGACCGTCGGCACCGCCAACATCGACCGCCTCAGCATGACCGGCAACTACGAGGTCAACGTCGAGATCATCGACCCCGGCATGGCCCGGGCGATGGAGAAGATCTTCGAGGTCGACCTCTCCAACTCCGCCGAGCTGACCCGCGACGAGTGGGACTCCCGCGACATCTACCGACGCTTCACCGAAGCCGTGCTCACCCCGCTCCGGCCCCTGCTGTGA
- the uvrB gene encoding excinuclease ABC subunit UvrB, whose product MRPVTDLERRVAPFDVVSDYQPAGDQPAAIKEISSRINDGVDDIVLLGATGTGKTATVAWVAEQVQRPVLVLQPNKTLAAQFANELRGLFPNNAVEYFVSYYDYYQPEAYVPQTDTYIEKDSSINEEVERLRHSATNSLLTRRDVIVVSTVSCIYGLGTPQEYVDRMVRLRVGEEHDRDAILRQLVSIQYTRNDLAFTRGTFRVRGDTLEIFPVYEELAVRVEFFGDEIERLMTLHPITGEVITDDQELYVFPATHYVAGPERMERAINGIEAELVEQLATFERQGKLLEAQRLRMRTTYDIEMMRQVGSCSGIENYSMHMDGRSPGSAPNTLLDYFPEDFLLVVDESHVAVPQIGGMYEGDMSRKRNLVEHGFRLPSAMDNRPLRWEEFLERIGQTIYLSATPGNYELDKVQGDVVEQIIRPTGLVDPEVVVKPTKGQIDDLIHEIRERAEKNERVLVTTLTKKMSEDLTDYLLDAGIRTRYLHSEVDTLRRIELLRELRMGEYDVLVGINLLREGLDLPEVSLVAILDADKEGFLRSDKSLIQTIGRAARNVSGQVYMYADKITASMERAIDETNRRREKQIAYNTERGLDPQPLRKKIADITDMLAREDENTQELLQTWADVGQKGRAGGVKPKASPTPALSKIHDEAPDTSGIPSADLAELIQALTDQMKNAAAELQFEVAARLRDEISDLKKELRQMMEATK is encoded by the coding sequence ATGCGACCAGTGACCGATCTCGAGCGCCGGGTGGCCCCCTTCGACGTGGTCTCCGACTACCAACCCGCAGGTGACCAACCCGCGGCGATCAAGGAGATCTCGTCGCGGATCAACGACGGTGTCGACGACATCGTGCTGCTCGGTGCCACCGGCACCGGCAAGACGGCAACGGTGGCCTGGGTGGCCGAGCAGGTGCAGCGGCCGGTGCTGGTGCTCCAGCCCAACAAGACACTTGCCGCGCAGTTCGCCAACGAGCTGCGCGGGCTCTTCCCCAACAATGCCGTCGAGTACTTCGTCAGCTACTACGACTACTACCAACCTGAGGCCTACGTGCCGCAGACCGACACCTACATCGAGAAGGACTCCTCGATCAACGAGGAGGTCGAGCGGCTGCGCCACTCCGCCACCAACTCGTTGCTGACGCGTCGCGACGTCATCGTGGTGTCCACGGTGTCCTGCATCTACGGCCTCGGCACCCCCCAGGAGTATGTCGACCGCATGGTGCGCCTGCGCGTGGGGGAGGAGCACGACCGTGACGCGATCCTGCGCCAGCTCGTCTCGATCCAGTACACCCGCAACGACCTCGCCTTCACCCGGGGCACCTTCCGGGTGCGCGGTGACACGCTCGAGATCTTCCCGGTCTACGAGGAGCTCGCGGTCCGCGTCGAGTTCTTCGGCGACGAGATCGAGCGGCTGATGACCCTGCACCCGATCACCGGGGAGGTGATCACCGACGACCAGGAGCTCTACGTCTTCCCGGCCACCCACTACGTGGCCGGCCCGGAGCGCATGGAGCGGGCGATCAACGGCATCGAGGCCGAGCTCGTCGAGCAGCTGGCCACCTTCGAGCGGCAGGGCAAGCTGCTCGAGGCGCAGCGCCTGCGCATGCGCACGACGTACGACATCGAGATGATGCGCCAGGTGGGTTCCTGCTCGGGCATCGAGAACTACTCCATGCACATGGACGGCCGCTCGCCCGGCAGTGCGCCGAACACCTTGCTCGACTACTTCCCCGAGGACTTCCTGCTCGTCGTCGACGAGTCCCACGTCGCGGTGCCCCAGATCGGCGGGATGTACGAAGGCGACATGTCGCGCAAGCGCAACCTGGTCGAGCACGGATTCCGGCTGCCGAGCGCCATGGACAACCGCCCGCTGCGGTGGGAGGAGTTCCTGGAGCGGATCGGCCAGACGATCTACCTCTCGGCGACGCCCGGCAACTACGAGCTCGACAAGGTGCAGGGCGACGTGGTCGAGCAGATCATCCGGCCGACCGGCCTGGTCGACCCCGAAGTCGTGGTCAAGCCGACCAAGGGCCAGATCGACGACCTGATCCACGAGATCCGCGAGCGTGCCGAGAAGAACGAGCGGGTGCTGGTCACCACCCTGACGAAGAAGATGTCCGAGGACCTCACCGACTACCTCCTCGACGCCGGCATCCGCACCCGCTACCTGCACAGCGAGGTCGACACGCTGCGACGCATCGAGCTGCTGCGGGAGCTGCGGATGGGGGAGTACGACGTGCTCGTCGGCATCAACCTGCTCCGCGAGGGACTCGACCTTCCCGAGGTGTCGCTGGTGGCGATCCTCGATGCCGACAAGGAGGGCTTCCTGCGCTCCGACAAGTCGCTCATCCAGACCATCGGCCGTGCAGCCCGCAACGTCTCCGGGCAGGTCTACATGTATGCCGACAAGATCACCGCGTCGATGGAGCGGGCGATCGACGAGACCAACCGCCGCCGCGAGAAGCAGATCGCCTACAACACCGAGCGGGGCCTCGACCCCCAGCCGCTGCGCAAGAAGATCGCCGACATCACCGACATGCTGGCCCGTGAGGACGAGAACACCCAGGAGCTGTTGCAGACCTGGGCCGACGTGGGGCAGAAGGGACGCGCGGGCGGGGTGAAGCCCAAGGCATCACCGACACCGGCGCTGTCCAAGATCCACGACGAGGCGCCCGACACCTCGGGGATCCCGTCCGCCGACCTGGCGGAGCTGATCCAGGCGTTGACCGACCAGATGAAGAACGCGGCCGCCGAGCTGCAGTTCGAGGTGGCTGCCCGACTGCGCGACGAGATCTCCGACCTCAAGAAGGAGCTCCGCCAAATGATGGAGGCGACGAAGTGA
- a CDS encoding MmcQ/YjbR family DNA-binding protein, protein MDVEQMQEFALSLPGAWPDNPWGHDHPVIKVGPGERGKIFAFLGESGVGVKCGADRDVADEWLQRYPGDASAMRYIGRSGWNDLQFRGAIPDDELVAAVEDSYATVVSKLPKKLRPTAEETDQ, encoded by the coding sequence ATGGACGTGGAGCAGATGCAGGAGTTCGCACTGTCACTGCCGGGAGCCTGGCCCGACAACCCCTGGGGTCACGACCACCCGGTGATCAAGGTCGGCCCGGGGGAGCGGGGCAAGATCTTCGCCTTCCTCGGTGAATCGGGTGTCGGCGTCAAGTGCGGCGCCGACCGGGACGTGGCCGACGAGTGGCTGCAGCGATATCCCGGCGACGCGTCGGCGATGCGCTACATCGGTCGTTCCGGCTGGAACGACCTGCAGTTCCGTGGCGCCATTCCCGACGACGAGTTGGTGGCTGCCGTGGAGGACTCATATGCCACAGTGGTGTCGAAGCTGCCGAAGAAGTTGCGTCCCACTGCAGAGGAGACTGACCAGTGA
- a CDS encoding DivIVA domain-containing protein produces MTDREELIEKINAAIFTPVRTRSSYDMTHVDDFLDALVVALRQGRPVEPLVDMVRFSTVRFREGYQAHEVDRFLDHVVLDSKALPALDATAGPVPSAPVAEPDGAEMDSAVPVQPVPEAQAVEPGVIEEQRGLIGRLFRR; encoded by the coding sequence GTGACCGATCGCGAGGAGCTGATCGAGAAGATCAACGCGGCCATCTTCACGCCGGTGCGCACCCGCAGCAGCTACGACATGACCCACGTCGACGACTTCCTCGACGCCCTGGTCGTTGCCCTTCGGCAAGGACGGCCGGTTGAGCCGCTGGTGGACATGGTGCGCTTCTCGACGGTGCGTTTCCGAGAGGGCTACCAGGCGCACGAGGTCGACCGCTTCCTGGACCACGTGGTCCTCGACTCGAAGGCCCTGCCGGCCCTCGATGCCACCGCTGGGCCCGTGCCGTCCGCCCCGGTCGCCGAGCCGGATGGGGCCGAGATGGACTCGGCCGTTCCTGTGCAACCGGTCCCCGAGGCCCAGGCCGTCGAGCCGGGCGTGATCGAGGAGCAACGCGGCCTGATCGGGCGCCTCTTCCGCCGCTGA
- a CDS encoding DUF1707 domain-containing protein, with protein MAAIWDEFEHDPRRAENSALRAGDRERDVIRRALGDAYADGRLDREEFDTRIDQVSTARTLGDLPDLVKDLVPVTATSTTAATRRDQAVNAYAKDRKDALWTFLSVSLLCWVIWVATSFGDGGFDPYFPWPLFPMLGTGINVGRMVFMRNEIIAQEVRSLEKKERKALERDARGELRPPE; from the coding sequence ATGGCCGCCATCTGGGACGAGTTCGAGCACGATCCCCGACGCGCTGAGAATTCCGCGCTGAGGGCCGGGGACAGGGAACGCGACGTGATCCGGCGCGCCCTGGGGGACGCCTATGCCGACGGCCGTCTCGACCGAGAAGAGTTCGACACCCGCATCGACCAGGTGTCGACCGCCCGGACACTGGGCGACCTGCCGGACCTCGTGAAGGACCTGGTGCCCGTCACTGCGACGAGCACCACGGCCGCCACGCGCAGGGACCAGGCGGTGAACGCCTACGCGAAGGACCGCAAGGATGCCTTGTGGACGTTCCTCTCCGTCTCGCTCCTGTGCTGGGTGATCTGGGTCGCGACGAGCTTCGGTGACGGCGGGTTCGACCCGTACTTCCCGTGGCCGCTCTTCCCCATGCTCGGAACCGGCATCAACGTGGGACGGATGGTCTTCATGCGCAACGAGATCATCGCCCAGGAGGTCAGGTCGCTCGAGAAGAAGGAGCGCAAGGCCCTCGAGAGGGATGCCCGGGGCGAGCTGCGCCCGCCCGAGTGA
- a CDS encoding ABC transporter permease: protein MVVQVTKIIFTRKFQLREFIEQAWFITSVTLMPTILVSIPFGAVISLQVGNLTGQLGAQSFAGATAVLAVVREAAPIAAALIIAGAAGSAICSDMGARKIREEIDAMEVLGIDPLERLVAPRVCATVFVALMINGLVISAGIGGGYFFTVVIQGGSAGAFLSSFTALASLPDLWIAMIKAAVFGWLAAVVGAHKGLNAGGGPSGVGRAVNESVIIAFMLLFFMNAIITAIYFQIIPPPGL from the coding sequence ATGGTCGTCCAGGTCACCAAGATCATCTTCACCCGCAAGTTCCAGCTCCGGGAGTTCATCGAGCAGGCCTGGTTCATCACCAGTGTCACGCTGATGCCCACGATCCTGGTCTCGATCCCGTTCGGTGCGGTGATCTCGCTCCAGGTCGGCAACCTCACGGGCCAGCTCGGCGCCCAGTCCTTCGCCGGGGCCACGGCAGTGCTGGCGGTCGTCCGCGAGGCGGCACCGATCGCCGCCGCCCTGATCATCGCCGGAGCCGCCGGATCCGCGATCTGCTCCGACATGGGTGCCCGCAAGATCCGCGAGGAGATCGATGCCATGGAGGTTCTCGGCATCGACCCCCTCGAGCGCCTGGTGGCTCCTCGCGTGTGTGCCACGGTCTTCGTGGCGTTGATGATCAACGGGCTGGTCATCTCCGCCGGCATCGGTGGCGGCTACTTCTTCACCGTCGTCATCCAGGGTGGGTCTGCGGGAGCGTTCCTGTCGTCGTTCACGGCGTTGGCGTCGCTGCCTGACCTGTGGATCGCGATGATCAAGGCTGCGGTGTTCGGTTGGCTCGCCGCCGTGGTCGGCGCCCACAAGGGACTCAACGCAGGGGGCGGCCCCAGCGGTGTCGGACGCGCCGTCAACGAGTCCGTGATCATCGCCTTCATGTTGCTGTTCTTCATGAACGCGATCATCACTGCCATCTACTTCCAGATCATTCCGCCGCCGGGGTTGTGA
- a CDS encoding ABC transporter permease has product MATLTSLGSSFVRGRRDSLEQYGDQFLFYVKALSWSPRAVRRYRREIWNTLAEVTFGAGGLSVIAGTVGVIAFLAFFAGTEVGIQGYASLSQIGVAKFSAFISAYFNTREVAPLVSSIALAATVGCGYTARLGAMRISEEIDALEVMGVPSLPFLVTTRMIAAFIAVIPLYIVALSASYLSPRLITTLMYGQSSGTYDHYFIQFLPPIDMLWSFFKLLFLAVSVILIHCYYGYTASGGPAGVGLAVGRAIRTSIVWIVVADFFLSFAIWGSTTTVRITG; this is encoded by the coding sequence ATGGCGACACTGACTTCCCTGGGATCCTCCTTCGTGAGGGGTCGCCGCGACAGCCTCGAGCAGTACGGCGACCAGTTCCTGTTCTACGTGAAGGCGCTCAGCTGGTCGCCTCGGGCGGTCCGCCGCTACCGCCGGGAGATCTGGAACACCTTGGCTGAGGTCACCTTCGGAGCGGGTGGTCTGTCGGTCATCGCAGGCACGGTCGGGGTGATTGCGTTCCTGGCCTTCTTCGCCGGCACCGAGGTCGGGATCCAGGGCTACGCGTCGCTCAGCCAGATCGGCGTGGCGAAGTTCAGTGCGTTCATCTCGGCCTACTTCAACACCCGTGAAGTGGCGCCGCTCGTCTCCTCGATCGCGCTCGCCGCCACCGTGGGCTGCGGCTACACCGCCCGCCTGGGTGCGATGCGCATCTCCGAGGAGATCGACGCCCTCGAGGTGATGGGGGTGCCCTCGCTCCCGTTCCTGGTCACCACGCGGATGATCGCCGCGTTCATCGCCGTCATCCCGCTCTACATCGTGGCGCTGTCCGCGTCCTACCTCTCCCCGCGCCTGATCACCACGTTGATGTACGGCCAGTCGTCGGGCACCTACGACCACTACTTCATCCAGTTCCTCCCACCGATCGACATGCTGTGGTCGTTCTTCAAGCTGTTGTTCCTGGCGGTCTCGGTCATCCTCATCCACTGCTACTACGGCTACACCGCATCCGGTGGCCCCGCAGGGGTGGGCCTTGCCGTGGGCCGGGCGATCCGGACCTCCATCGTCTGGATCGTCGTGGCGGACTTCTTCCTGAGCTTCGCGATCTGGGGATCGACCACCACGGTGAGGATCACGGGGTAG
- a CDS encoding MCE family protein, which translates to MLVNLHHGNAAEHRRLMLFGVVFLTLIATFIGTSIAVYQKVFEPVTMITIKADRAGLQLAKFGDVRVHGVLVGQVRSIEQDGEQASIKVGLKPEAARRIPSNVSVEILPTTLFGQKFISFVDPDAPAQEALSDGDVITSDRVETNVELSRILSNLFPLLRSVRPSDLNATLSALSTALSGRGEEIGETMDKLGSYLEAIDSHLPTLRQDLILLADVAQTYSIAAPDLIDVLRNATVTSKTVLENRKDLGTFFADVTGLADTTTRILRDNEADLIRVTELTEPILNLLAVYSPEFPCLLEGLDKYDDYLGDMFSGDRVKQYVELGATQYAGYTAADRPVYGEVGHGPWCAGLPNPPVPIQEIPLDDGDDRTLDDSPTSFLQDPAKLLDLLGISAASRRNTTMGEVGTKADQKVTGALLAASSGRAADSYGSMPSLLYGPLVRGSEVTG; encoded by the coding sequence GTGCTGGTCAACCTTCACCACGGCAACGCCGCGGAGCACCGACGCCTGATGCTCTTCGGCGTCGTCTTCCTGACCCTGATCGCGACCTTCATCGGCACCTCGATCGCGGTCTACCAGAAGGTCTTCGAACCGGTCACGATGATCACCATCAAGGCCGACCGTGCTGGGTTGCAGCTGGCCAAGTTCGGCGACGTGCGCGTGCACGGCGTTCTCGTGGGGCAGGTCCGCTCGATCGAGCAGGACGGCGAGCAGGCCTCGATCAAGGTCGGGCTCAAGCCCGAAGCAGCGCGCAGGATTCCGTCCAACGTCTCGGTCGAGATCCTGCCGACCACGCTGTTCGGCCAGAAGTTCATCTCGTTCGTGGACCCGGACGCCCCGGCGCAGGAGGCATTGTCGGACGGAGACGTGATCACCTCGGACCGGGTCGAGACCAATGTCGAGCTGAGCCGCATCCTGTCCAACCTCTTCCCGCTGCTGCGGTCGGTGCGTCCCTCCGACCTCAATGCCACGCTCAGTGCCCTGTCCACCGCACTGAGCGGCCGCGGTGAGGAGATCGGCGAGACGATGGACAAGCTCGGGAGCTACCTCGAGGCCATCGACAGCCACCTGCCGACGTTGCGCCAGGACCTGATCCTGCTGGCGGACGTCGCCCAGACCTACTCGATCGCGGCGCCGGACCTGATCGACGTGCTCCGCAACGCGACGGTCACCAGCAAGACGGTGCTGGAGAACAGGAAGGACCTCGGGACGTTCTTCGCCGACGTCACCGGGCTGGCCGACACCACCACCAGGATCCTCAGGGACAACGAGGCGGACCTGATCCGTGTCACCGAGCTGACGGAGCCGATCCTCAACCTCCTCGCCGTCTACTCGCCCGAGTTCCCCTGCCTCCTGGAGGGCCTCGACAAGTACGACGACTACCTCGGTGACATGTTCTCCGGCGACCGGGTCAAGCAGTACGTCGAGCTGGGCGCCACCCAGTACGCCGGCTACACGGCAGCCGACCGCCCCGTCTACGGCGAGGTTGGTCACGGGCCGTGGTGTGCGGGGCTGCCCAACCCGCCGGTGCCCATCCAGGAGATCCCCCTCGACGACGGTGACGACCGGACCCTCGACGACTCGCCGACCTCGTTCCTGCAGGACCCTGCCAAGCTCCTCGACCTCCTCGGCATCAGCGCCGCGTCCCGTCGCAACACGACCATGGGGGAGGTCGGGACGAAGGCCGACCAGAAGGTGACCGGCGCCCTCCTGGCGGCGAGCTCGGGGCGAGCTGCCGACAGCTACGGCTCGATGCCGTCCCTGCTCTACGGTCCGTTGGTCCGTGGCTCGGAGGTGACCGGATGA
- a CDS encoding MCE family protein: MSRNSTTIAAGIKLGIFTLVSLLVTGLLAAIMGNVGFGAGKTYQAVFSNASMLEKGDDVRIAGVSVGEVKEVEHHERNHALVTFRVKADVPMTTSTRAEIRFKNLVGDRYLAIEEGKDGEAPGLDEDDVIPISNTSPALDLTVLFNGFKPLFTALQPDQVDELSLNLVRVLQGEGGTVQSLLANTASLTNGLADRDKLIGDVITNLSQTMDTVNDRHTELKDLIVELKGWMSDLARDRKTIGSSLDNISDLTEVVAGLLKESRPWLKADVAELRKLADLLTQPASEKMLGDLLDRLPESMTDQTRTGTYGSWYNYYLCAASVRIKLPVVSDIPLLDKLQDQIGNFKIKSNAARCQ, from the coding sequence ATGAGTCGCAACTCCACCACCATCGCCGCCGGCATCAAGCTCGGCATCTTCACCCTTGTGAGCCTGCTGGTCACCGGCCTGCTGGCCGCGATCATGGGCAACGTCGGATTCGGCGCGGGGAAGACCTACCAGGCGGTGTTCTCCAACGCCTCGATGCTGGAGAAGGGCGACGACGTGCGCATCGCCGGCGTCTCCGTGGGCGAGGTGAAGGAGGTGGAGCACCACGAGCGGAACCACGCCCTGGTCACCTTCCGGGTGAAGGCCGACGTCCCGATGACCACCTCGACGAGGGCCGAGATCCGCTTCAAGAACCTCGTGGGGGATCGCTACCTGGCCATCGAGGAGGGCAAGGACGGTGAGGCGCCCGGGCTCGACGAGGACGATGTCATCCCGATCAGCAACACGAGCCCGGCCCTGGACCTGACCGTCCTGTTCAACGGGTTCAAGCCGCTGTTCACCGCCCTGCAGCCCGATCAGGTCGACGAGCTCTCGCTGAACCTGGTGCGCGTGCTCCAGGGCGAGGGTGGAACGGTCCAGAGCCTCTTGGCCAACACCGCCTCCCTGACCAACGGCCTCGCCGACCGCGACAAGCTGATCGGCGACGTGATCACCAATCTCAGCCAGACCATGGACACCGTCAACGACCGGCACACCGAGCTCAAGGACCTGATCGTCGAGCTCAAGGGCTGGATGTCCGACCTGGCCCGTGACCGCAAGACGATCGGGAGCTCCCTGGACAACATCTCAGACCTCACCGAGGTAGTGGCCGGGCTGCTGAAGGAGTCCCGACCGTGGCTCAAGGCAGACGTGGCCGAGCTGCGGAAGCTGGCCGACCTCCTGACCCAGCCGGCGAGCGAGAAGATGCTCGGTGACCTCCTCGACCGGCTGCCGGAGAGCATGACCGACCAGACCCGGACCGGCACCTACGGATCCTGGTACAACTACTACCTCTGTGCGGCCTCCGTGCGGATCAAGCTCCCCGTCGTCAGCGACATCCCGCTCCTCGACAAGCTCCAGGACCAGATCGGGAACTTCAAGATCAAGTCCAACGCTGCGAGGTGTCAGTGA
- a CDS encoding MCE family protein — protein MRKYSEAQILRMGAITLVIALLIVAAAFNLSKFPGFGGDSFQAEFKDAGGLRKGNIVQVGGIRAGRVQDIELRGDRVLVTFEVDHGVEFGKESRASVEVLNLLGEKYLELTPAGKGQLEGDEVIPVSRTESAYDIVGVLGDLTSTSERIDIPQLKKALNTVGSTIESAGPEVDAAFTGISRLSESVAGRDKELQTLLEGSASVSKILDDRKKDVVNLMKNADLVFKELRSRKAAVHRLLVNANILAKELRGVVDDNQAQIAPALKEVDDLLDFLNSKEKELKATLNAYGPYADILGNIIGTGPWFDAYVVNLAGLATGEFSQVGTVG, from the coding sequence ATGCGCAAGTACTCCGAGGCGCAGATCCTGCGCATGGGTGCGATCACTCTCGTCATCGCACTGCTGATCGTGGCCGCCGCGTTCAACCTGTCGAAGTTCCCCGGCTTCGGAGGAGACAGCTTCCAGGCCGAGTTCAAGGACGCCGGAGGGCTGCGCAAGGGGAACATCGTCCAGGTCGGCGGGATCCGCGCCGGGCGGGTCCAGGACATCGAGCTGCGGGGTGACAGGGTCCTGGTCACCTTCGAGGTCGACCACGGCGTCGAGTTCGGCAAGGAGAGCCGTGCCTCGGTCGAGGTGCTCAACCTCCTCGGCGAGAAGTACCTCGAGCTGACCCCGGCGGGGAAGGGCCAGCTCGAGGGCGACGAGGTGATCCCGGTCTCGCGCACCGAGTCGGCCTACGACATCGTCGGTGTGCTCGGCGACCTCACCTCGACCAGCGAGCGGATCGATATCCCCCAGCTGAAGAAGGCCCTCAACACGGTCGGTTCGACCATCGAGTCCGCCGGGCCCGAGGTCGACGCGGCCTTCACCGGGATCTCGCGTCTCTCCGAGTCGGTCGCCGGTCGTGACAAGGAGCTGCAGACCCTGCTCGAAGGATCGGCATCGGTCAGCAAGATCCTCGACGACCGCAAGAAGGATGTCGTCAACCTGATGAAGAACGCGGACCTGGTGTTCAAGGAGCTGCGCTCGCGCAAGGCGGCCGTGCACCGACTGCTGGTCAACGCCAACATCCTGGCCAAGGAGCTGCGGGGGGTGGTGGACGACAACCAGGCCCAGATCGCACCCGCGCTCAAGGAGGTGGACGACCTGCTCGACTTCCTCAACTCCAAGGAGAAGGAGCTCAAGGCCACGCTGAACGCCTACGGCCCCTATGCCGACATCCTGGGGAACATCATCGGCACCGGTCCCTGGTTCGACGCCTACGTGGTGAACCTGGCCGGCCTGGCCACCGGCGAGTTCTCCCAGGTCGGGACGGTGGGCTGA